The Lactuca sativa cultivar Salinas chromosome 2, Lsat_Salinas_v11, whole genome shotgun sequence genome includes the window TTGGAGACAAAACATCATCACCACTGCATTTCCAAagatcttcatcaattccattcagATAGTCTTCCATTCGATCAGCCCATTGATCATAGAATTCTGGAATCAACATAGGAATTTTTGTGGATGAACCTAAAAGATGAAAGTATGAAGTCATGGTGTTCATGTTAAAATTCTCCATTGTTATATGGAAGAAATTTAAGAAAAGCTTCAAAGGTTGAGATTTGATGGTTGAAACTTCCAAAAATCAAAGACCGAAAACTCGATTTAACAAACAAAACGCAGAATCAAATCAAAATAGATGATCTATGATGATTTTCAGAATCAAAAGAGTGGAATATTTTGAATCTAGAACGAGACTCAAAAACTTTTGAAACTTAAGAAAATCAGATCAAAGCTgaatgaatcctgctctgataccaaatgtagttgtTATTAATCGAGTATATGAAACGAGATCAGAGTTTAGGAGGAATTATGAACATGCGATATAAATATGATCTGATTGGCTCAATTATACTTTTACAAGATACAGAGAAAAATAGTGAGTATAAGTCGAAGACTCCAAGAACTACTCTAACTCTAGTATCCATCCCATATTTATAGGGATAACAAAAGCGTACAAAAAATATGATAAACTTAAACATTACAGCTTCGAAACTAACAATGTCATTATACAAAACATACAAACTAGCTTCGACACTAACTTAGATAGACTTCGATACCTCACAACTACATTCGACTTCAACAACGACGCCTTTAATGGCGATGCTAGCTTTAGCGACAATACCAGGTGTACCCGGTATGATGTTGCCGCTAACGCTATAAGGAGTTGTCAATTATATCCTTACTCAAAAAGTACACCACATTAGCTCTAGTATATATTTAGAGCACTTTAAGAAATATTCACCGCTCCATATAACcacttttatataaataaaatttaaggagagagaaaaaaaaaagagaaaaaggagaAAGAAATTACGGTGGTCCATGACTCAAGTCACTTAAATCTCCATCATAACTCAACTACAAAGTCTCCGTCATAAGGTTTTTATTCTTACGAACTACGAAGGGATGTTGTTTACTTAAGGTGGAATTACCACCAAGTTATTACTCTATAACCATACCGTAAAACCTAAAGTGGCGTCGCTATAGGGCCGTCTCAAGTATATTTGGGGCCTGGGGTGTAAACGCAATACAAGCCTCTTAATTTGAGTTTAATTTAGGGCTAAACACATAAAATGCTCTAAAGTTTGGCCGAAATCGGTTTTAAGCAACACGCTTATTTTGTTATAAAAAATCACTCTTGTTTAcgtcaacaaaaataaataaataaataaactcacCAAAGTTTAACATATTTTGCTTGatgatattttataaaaacaaaataaatagtaATGCTTGAACCAAATTTTGATCAAACTGATTTGTTTTtagtttaaaattaaaatttctaTCGATAGGATTTAGTTAACAAGAAGACAAAATATTAATCTAccctaataattaattaattaatctattctaataaatgagaatgattttgccaaatgtcattctCTCATGCAattagccacatgtcattttattataattttgaaatatatttattttccacttgtcaattacTTCAATTTTCATTTacaaatatatcattaatttagtttccataaattaaacctaccataatgactattaatttcaaattttagatattaaaattaaattaaatttacagtttaaacatttgtgtttaacattttgttataattaattcGTTTAGTACACAGCTCTGATaactaaatatataattttaatttttgcatttttttttctcataattttcatttatttcaaatttcaaattcaaataaactttttAATCGTTCatacttaacattttgttttaatcaacccgtataatatacgggtttcacaactgaTTTTATTTATATAACAAAAGATTTATAGAGAAAATGAATTTCTAAgtaatttaacttttaaatttttgataaaatagaAAACAATACAAAGCTTGGAATCATGAGAGCGTTGAGGGGAATAAAGTGGGCAGCTGCACAAGgcccaatttttttattatatatttttatttaaaaatcaaaacttaTAATAACGATAAATGTCATTTTTCTTTGATTCGTTTTGGGTCTTTGAATATATTCAATTCCTTAGGACCGGCATGTTTGGAATCGAACATTGTATCCCTTTTGGGAAATTAAAAAATCCAACCAATAATTCTAAATGAGATTTCAATTATCAAATCTAGGGGTGTGTAATAAACCGCACCGCATAACACGTTTTAAAACAATCgtggtgcggtttgcggtttgtAATCTTGTTAAACCGCAATATTTGGTGTGGTTTATGGTTTATGATTACAAAATTACGGTTTAAAacgcactatatatatatatatatatatatatatatatatatatatatatatatatacacacacacacacacacaaacattttTACAGATATAACGTTTATTAATTCAATTCATCCTAAATTAGTAGCATTATcttaagtttttaaaatgtaatcaatatttctttaaatttaattaatccaaaatttaatgcaataatcatattttttttttcacaaatccaTTTCAACTAACTTTCAGTAACCATTGTTTTATGTTCATTACGTTTtcttaacttatatatattgatAGTAGTTAAAGACCATAATTCTATGACCACCAAACTTTTTAATTACCACTTAGTGAGCCATTAGTGACCATAAGGTTAGTATTGTCATTAAATTTAAAGTAAATAATTAGTCAAACCGCAAATAAATCGCATAAACCGTCTGCAAGAAACCGCACTGCATAATGTTGTTTTGCAGGTTCGCGATGCGATTTACGGTTTCTAAATAACTCAAACCTCATATGCGGTGCCGATTGCGGTTTTGGCTCTAAACCACACCAACCTCACCGAGTACACTTCATATCAAAGACTAAATTTACATGTAACGGGATAAAGCTATacatggaaaaaaaaaattgtcacaTTGGTGCTGGAGTGATTCGAACACGGGTTAACTAGGGGACTTGACCAATAAAAGCCGGTTAAAGATGCTTCAAGGAGCTTGGAGGGTGAAAAGCAAATACAGCAACAACAATGTCAAGGCAAGCTCTTCGAGTCTTCGATACTCATCACCCCACCACCATTCTCAACTCCCTTCATACAACTACAACTTCTCTTTCACAAACACGCCAAGCTCATGCCCAGCTCCTCCGAACTGGTCTTTTTCTCGACACCCATTTCACCACAAAGCTCCTCTCTCTCTACGCCAATCATCTCCGCTTCTCAGACGCCAACCTCCTCATTAACTCCATCGAAAACCCAGATGTCTTCTCATTCTCCACCCTCATTCACACTTACTCCAAGCTCGGTCGTTTCAGTGATACCATTATGTTATTCTCTCGCATGCTATCTCATGGGGTATTGCCTGATACCCGTGTCATTCCTTCTGTCGTTAAAGCTTGTAGCGGGTCAAACAATTTGACAGGTGGGAAACAGGTTCATGGGTTTTGTATAACTTCTGGGCTTTGTCAAGATCCGTTTGTTCAGTCTTCTCTGATTCATTTCTACGTAAGATGTTCTCAACTGAAATATGCACACAAACTGTTTGACGTAATGACTCAACCTGATGTTGTCTCGTGTAGTGCTTTGGTTTCCGGTTATGCTCGACAAGGATACGTGAATGAAGCCAAGATCGTGTTTGGTAAGATGGAGGAGCTAGGAATTGAGCCGAATCCAGTTTCATGGAATGGAATGGTGGCAGGGTTTAATCAGAGTGGACATTATTTAGAAGCGGTGATTATGTTTCAGAAGATGCACTCGTTTGGTTTCAAACCAGATGGAACAACCATATCTAGTGTTCTTCCTGCTGTTAGCGACCTGGAATACTCTTTAGTAGGAGTTCAAATCCACGGGTATGCAATCAAACACGGTTTTGAATCCGATAACTGCATTGTCAGTGCTTTGATCGACATGTATGGGAAATGTCACTCCACCATGGAGATGTCAcaggtgttcgatgaaatgcctgagAGAGATGTTGGTGCTTGTAACGCTTTAATTTCAGGGTTTGCTAGAAACGGGTTAACCGATGAAGCACTCAAAGCGTTCAACAAATTACATGATCAAGAATTGGAATTAAACGTGGTGTCATGGACTTCAATCATATCTTGTTGCTCACAACATGGAAAAGACATTGAAGCCCTTAATCTATTCAGACAAATGCAAGATTCCGGAGTAAAACCGAATTATGTCACAATCCCTTGTTTACTTCCCGCATGTGGAAACATTGCAGCATTAAGTCACGGGAAATCCGCACATGGGTTCTCACTTAAAACCGGGATTTCAAATAATGTTTATGTAGGAACTGCTTTAATTGACATGTATGCTAACTGTGGAAGAATCAAATTAGCGCGTGTTTTTTTCGATCGAATGTCTGTTCGCAATATCGCATGTTGGAACGCAATAATGGGTGGGTATGCAATGCACGGGAACGCTACCCAAGTTCTTGAAATATTCAAATTAATGGAAAAAAGTGATCAAAAACCCGACTCTATTACTTTCACTTCTTTACTATCGGCGTGTAGTCATAGCGGTTTCACTTCACAAGGTCTACATTACTTTGACCGAATGACAAAAGATTATGAAATTAAACCGAGAATCGAGCATTACGCATGTTTGGTCACGCTTTTAGGGCGTGCGGGGAAAATACAAGACGCGTATTCGataattacaaaaatgccatttGAGCCCGATGGTTGTGTATGGGGAGCTTTACTTAGTTCTTGTAGAGTGCATCATGATATGGAAATCGGTAAATTGGCTGCTGAAAAATTATTCGAATTGGAACCGAATAATCCCGGGAATTATGTTTTGTTATCGAATATTTACGCGTGTAAAGGGTTATGGAAAGAGGTTGATAAAGTTAGGGATTTGATGAAATCAAAGGGAATGAGAAAGAATCCAGGGTGTAGTTGGATTGAGATAAAGAACAAGGTTCATATGCTTTTAGCAGGGGATCAATCACATCCTCAGATGATTCAAATTTTAGAAAAAATGGAGAATTTGGGTATGGAAATGAAGAAATTAGGGTGTTTTCCTGTTACTTCGTTTGTATTGCAAGATGTTGAAGATCAAGAAAAGGAGCATATTTTGTGTGGACATAGTGAAAAATTGGCTGTggttcttgggattttgaatactTCACGAGGTTCTAGTCTTCAAGTGATTAAAAACCTTAGGATTTGTGGGGATTgtcatgtttttattaaatttatatcGAGGTTTGAAGAACGGGAGATATTTGTTAGGGACACGAATCGGTTTCATCATTTTAAAGATGGATTGTGTTCATGTGGAGATTATTGGTGAAACATGCATTGTACTGTCTTTGTCATGAATTGGACTGTGACTAATGTCAATGGAAGAACCGACCCAAAAAGATGGAACAAGGTGGACATGGACTCGGTCTTGATCTCTTATCTGTACAAAAAACATGAATGCCCTCATTATCCTTGTCATCGAAAATAGCCGAAAAAAGCTTTTTCGTGTCATATCCATTGAAACAAATGTAGCGTTACACTCATGGCTGGTAAAAGATATAAGGATCAAGTTATAtgcaatatctttgatattcttGCATCACTTTCCTATTCTTATTTGAAGATAAAAGTAAATTAGGCAGCTTAAGGAAAGTATTTTCTCCATTACGCAATAGTTACTTTATCACCCTAATTTTAAGCGTATATAACCTCCTAGCATCATGTTATCTTCTCATTTCCTTCTTGGGTCTCCTTTTGTCCTTGCATCATCCCTCCCTTTTTCATTGATCAACGTCAGTCACAATGTATTTATGATTGCCACAATCGACATTTTATGACTGCAACATCATTATTTATACTACTTTCATCCTACTCTCATTCCTTTTTTTTACTTGGTAACTTTCAGATTTATGCATCATAGATGGCCTAACATTTACCATGTGAAAAATTCCCTTCCGATTGCAACAAACCTTTTTGTCATACGATTCATGTGAACGTATTCCACTTTAATCAAAATATATCGTTGTGCATTAGTTGGTGTCTACCTTAATAAATCCTCCCATATCGATCATAGACCATAAATACGTAAAACTCTCTTTTAGGTGTAGAACTTTCTTCTCGACACTTTCTAATAGACATGATCCACGTTATACCTCATGTGAATCACATAATGTTAGTAAAAAATCATAGTATTAGTTAGTCATTGTTAGAACCAATTTGGCTGACTAGGTGCGGAAAAATAAACTGATATACAATGTTGACTCTAATGATGGTTTCATACATAGAAAGAGAAAGATATTACATGAAAAAACAAGTGGTTATGGAATGGAATTCATAGTCACATACTCCTATTTAAAGACTATTTTGGAAGTTATCTAAAGTTGATAATGCTTAGCTATAAAATGACTAGTTTCCCTTTCTATTTTTAAGAGAGAAAGGAATAATACTTTACACAAAGGGAATATTCTAACCTAGTTATCACTTATCATTGTAGAGCATTTCATACTCAAACAATCTCCTCTTAAATGCTTAGAAATGTGATGGAGTACAAATAGTGATATAAGGCTAAATTACATAATTTCCAGCTAGCATGTGCGATACTAAAAATGATACATAATGAAAAACAAAGGTTGAAATGTCTTTAAAAATCTGAAGTGTGTGATATCTGAATATATGCAATGCAATCTATAACATCAAGGGTATTCTACTTCATAAGAACCAACTCTAAGGCAGAAAAATGAGATCCAAATATACAAGTTAATAGGTCCCAAAATACTTATCAAGTTCAAAGTCATCATATAACTACTGAAGTGAAATCCTAAATCAAATCaaactttataaaaaaaaaaaaaagatttaaacattttttatttGCAAATCATGATACACCAAAAATCTTTGAAAGTAATAGCATGCTAAAAATATGAAGCAtcctaaaataaaatatgaataataaataatctggTTCTAAGATAAAATTACTAAAGCCATCAATTTTATGAATGATGACCAAAAAGTCATGCAATatcgcatcactaaataaatcTTCGTCTTCAAGAGTCTCGAAAATTCGAAGTCAAACAATCATAAATTTGGATATAGATGTCATATAATATTTTCTCCCTATTTTTTATCAACGGTGTAATAagataaaaacaaataaatcagCTAGAGAATGTTAGATAATAGGAGCTTTGCATTGCCCCTGTATACTTTCTTGCCATTAGTAGTTAGATGATTGTGTTGTGTTGTTCAACTAAAtactaataaaaatattattaataactTGATGAAAGAATATCTAATGTATtgaaataaagaaagaaagaaaaaaagaggCTAAAATACTAGCATGTTTGACCCGAGGCAAGTGAAGCAACATTTGCCGGGCAAAGTTGATGAAGCAGTTTAGACATGCTAATAAAATCTagggagaatttcatatatgcccTCTTAAAATTCAAAACATCATATTTGTTCAGCTTAATTTCTCAATATCATATTTACTCTTCAGAAgccttcaaaatatcatatttgcccaaatcctttttataatgtttttaatattttataatcatttttataacttagaattattataattattaaaaaatgtAACCATGTTATCCTTGCATCTACGATAATGGAATGTGAATTTCTAAATTGTTGGAATATCGCCATCTTGACAAACAAAAAGATTCATCTTCAACTCTTTCTATGGAATGTATATTTTGATTGtttagtttttgttgttgttgatttttATCATGTTGTAGTGGAGGATATTTTACATATTACCattgatatttttatgtttaaaaaatacatatacaatattttgatatttaagaaggtcatatatgatattttgatgttaaAAAATGACATATacgatattttaaaattttatgaaggataaatatgataattagaaattttatgaagggtaaatatgatatttaaaatttaagtttggtaaatatgatattttgatgtttaagaagTGCATATATGAAATTCTCCTTAAAATCGAATGTTGCTAAACCAATCCAAATTTGCTAAAAAACTCTTAAGTTGTTGATGCGAACTTGCTGAAAAGGATCTGCTAATCTGGAGATATTAATTACGAAGTATGCTTCTGCTGGTCCAGGATGATATAAAGATCTTCATTCCTAAGTTGTTGGCCCAGGATAATATAAAGATCTTCATTCCTAAGTTGTTGGTCCAAGGACCTCTATTCCAATTTGAGTGAGTGCATATGTTATTCCTATGTATCAATGTGGCCATCTGGATCAGAGGTTCCATAATAGATTTTTGTTACGTTGTAGAGACTGATTTAGCCTTGCGAGCGAAGGGGACAACGCCCTAGGAAGAAATTTTTCATGGGCTAGTTCCTATATtag containing:
- the LOC111903914 gene encoding pentatricopeptide repeat-containing protein At1g20230, whose product is MSRQALRVFDTHHPTTILNSLHTTTTSLSQTRQAHAQLLRTGLFLDTHFTTKLLSLYANHLRFSDANLLINSIENPDVFSFSTLIHTYSKLGRFSDTIMLFSRMLSHGVLPDTRVIPSVVKACSGSNNLTGGKQVHGFCITSGLCQDPFVQSSLIHFYVRCSQLKYAHKLFDVMTQPDVVSCSALVSGYARQGYVNEAKIVFGKMEELGIEPNPVSWNGMVAGFNQSGHYLEAVIMFQKMHSFGFKPDGTTISSVLPAVSDLEYSLVGVQIHGYAIKHGFESDNCIVSALIDMYGKCHSTMEMSQVFDEMPERDVGACNALISGFARNGLTDEALKAFNKLHDQELELNVVSWTSIISCCSQHGKDIEALNLFRQMQDSGVKPNYVTIPCLLPACGNIAALSHGKSAHGFSLKTGISNNVYVGTALIDMYANCGRIKLARVFFDRMSVRNIACWNAIMGGYAMHGNATQVLEIFKLMEKSDQKPDSITFTSLLSACSHSGFTSQGLHYFDRMTKDYEIKPRIEHYACLVTLLGRAGKIQDAYSIITKMPFEPDGCVWGALLSSCRVHHDMEIGKLAAEKLFELEPNNPGNYVLLSNIYACKGLWKEVDKVRDLMKSKGMRKNPGCSWIEIKNKVHMLLAGDQSHPQMIQILEKMENLGMEMKKLGCFPVTSFVLQDVEDQEKEHILCGHSEKLAVVLGILNTSRGSSLQVIKNLRICGDCHVFIKFISRFEEREIFVRDTNRFHHFKDGLCSCGDYW